A part of Drosophila bipectinata strain 14024-0381.07 chromosome 3L, DbipHiC1v2, whole genome shotgun sequence genomic DNA contains:
- the LOC108120644 gene encoding arylsulfatase B yields the protein MAMSTHLSKISNNAAIILFLTSGLVAYISIADAEISGKPNIIIIMADDLGFDDVSFRGSNNFLTPNIDALAYSGVILNNLYTAPMCTPSRAALLTGKYPINTGMQHYVIVNDQPWGLPLNETTMAEIFRGNGYRTSLIGKWHLGMAQRNFTPTLRGFDYHLGYLGAYVDYYNQSYEQTGKGYRGHDFRENLNPNHEHVDKYVTDIFTDAAVREIEDHAAKNNSKPLFLLLNHLAPHAANAEDPMQAPADELSGFEYISNETHRYYAAMVSRLDKSVGQVVDALARQDMLQNSILLFLSDNGGPTLGEHSTTASNYPLRGQKNSPWEGGIRSSAAIWSTEFERLGSVWKQQIYIGDLLPTLAAAAGISPDPDLKLDGLNLWSALKYGYESVEREIVHVIDEEAPEPHLSYTRGKWKVVSGTTNSGLYDGWLGERVTTEVDPRSQEYESLIRNTSVWLQLQKVSGGERNISALRQQARIECAATTEDEQTSCLPLEAPCLFDIEADPCEQNNLYEEYKNTTVFQDLWQRVQQFTAQAHPPNNKPGDPACNPSFYHNEWTWWQDETPSNSAFSLKSSVLLIFLLNSWWIF from the exons ATGGCGATGTCAACTCATTTAAGTAAAATCAGCAATAATGCCGCGATAATCTTGTTTTTAACATCTGGATTAGTGGCCTACATTTCCATAGCCGATGCAGAAATATCCGGCAAGCCAAATATCATTATAATTATGGCCGATGATCTG GGCTTCGACGATGTGAGCTTTAGAGGTTCTAATAACTTCCTAACTCCCAACATCGATGCTCTGGCTTATAGTGGAGTGATCCTAAACAATCTCTACACCGCTCCGATGTGTACTCCCAGTCGGGCAGCACTCTTGACTGGAAAATACCCCATTAATACAG GCATGCAGCATTATGTGATTGTGAATGATCAGCCCTGGGGTCTTCCGCTGAATGAGACAACAATGGCGGAGATTTTCCGGGGTAATGGCTATCGCACTAGTCTCATTGGAAAATGGCATCTTGGGATGGCGCAACGGAACTTTACGCCCACACTACGGGGCTTCGACTATCACCTGGGCTACCTGGGCGCCTATGTGGACTATTACAATCAGAGTTATGAGCAAACG GGCAAAGGTTATCGGGGCCATGATTTCCGCGAGAATCTGAACCCCAATCATGAGCATGTGGATAAATATGTCACCGATATATTCACCGACGCCGCTGTCCGGGAGATCGAAGATCATGCAGCCAAGAACAATAGTAAGCCACTCTTCCTGCTGCTGAATCACCTGGCTCCTCATGCCGCCAATGCTGAGGATCCCATGCAGGCACCAGCCGACGAGTTGTCTGGATTTGAATATATTAGTAATGAGACCCATCGTTACTATGCGGCCATGGTATCCAGACTGGACAAGAGTGTGGGACAAGTTGTGGATGCTCTGGCCCGGCAGGACATGCTCCAAAACAGCATCTTGCTCTTTCTCTCCGACAATGGGGGACCCACCTTGGGTGAGCATTCAACCACCGCCTCCAACTATCCTCTAAGGGGG CAAAAGAACTCCCCCTGGGAGGGCGGAATACGTTCCTCGGCGGCTATTTGGAGCACGGAGTTCGAGCGACTGGGCAGCGTGTGGAAGCAACAAATCTACATCGGGGACCTCCTGCCCACTTTGGCCGCTGCTGCGGGCATCTCACCGGACCCAGACCTCAAGCTGGACGGACTGAACCTCTGGTCGGCCCTGAAGTATGGCTACGAGTCGGTGGAGCGTGAGATTGTGCATGTGATTGACGAGGAAGCTCCGGAACCGCATCTATCCTACACCCGCGGCAAATGGAAGGTGGTTAGTGGCACCACCAACAGCGGGCTATATGACGGCTGGCTGGGAGAGAGGGTGACCACTGAGGTCGATCCGCGATCTCAGGAGTACGAGTCTCTGATCCGGAACACCAGTGTGTGGTTGCAGTTGCAAAAAGTAAGCGGGGGGGAGCGCAACATCAGCGCTCTAAGGCAGCAGGCCAGGATCGAGTGTGCAGCTACTACGGAGGATGAGCAAACTTCCTGCCTGCCCCTGGAGGCACCCTGCCTCTTCGACATCGAGGCAGATCCCTGCGAGCAGAACAACCTGTACGAGGAGTACAAGAACACCACCGTCTTTCAGGATCTGTGGCAGCGTGTCCAGCAGTTCACCGCTCAGGCTCATCCCCCCAATAACAAACCGGGGGATCCTGCATGTAATCCTAGTTTTTACCACAACGAGTGGACATGGTGGCAGGATGAGACACCCTCCAATTCAGCTTTCTCTTTAAAAAGTAGTGTATTACTGATATTTCTCCTAAACAGTTGGTGGATTTTCTAA
- the LOC108120648 gene encoding uncharacterized protein, which produces MFFAKSSAIFAIIFVQLLAFIQGGVYNNQDKWVLMDKNSDLPENAVFGGINPDNYYSYVGRTAYSSSILPARVVPELGKATFNTETSSFDATSFEVLVANETISYHWKRSFDGFREENAVSVGTNSANERVFICRARSNDAHIIGTLVMTQRSCIIKYNTLPVRYHDKYEILVRERNLGKWP; this is translated from the coding sequence ATGTTCTTCGCCAAGAGCTCTGCCATTTTTGCAATTATCTTCGTCCAGCTGTTGGCTTTTATTCAAGGAGGCGTTTACAACAACCAGGACAAATGGGTTTTGATGGACAAGAATTCGGACCTGCCTGAGAACGCGGTGTTTGGAGGTATTAATCCTGACAATTACTATAGCTACGTGGGGCGAACGGCgtacagcagcagcatcctGCCCGCCCGAGTGGTTCCCGAATTGGGTAAAGCCACCTTCAACACTGAAACTTCATCGTTTGATGCTACATCCTTCGAAGTCCTGGTGGCCAATGAGACTATCAGCTACCACTGGAAACGGAGCTTCGATGGCTTTCGCGAGGAGAACGCCGTATCAGTGGGAACCAATTCTGCAAATGAACGAGTCTTCATCTGCCGAGCTCGTTCCAATGATGCCCACATCATTGGTACCCTAGTCATGACCCAGCGCTCTTGCATTATAAAGTACAACACTTTGCCTGTCCGTTACCATGATAAATACGAAATCCTAGTCAGGGAGCGCAACCTGGGCAAGTGGCCCTAA
- the LOC108120658 gene encoding uncharacterized protein — protein sequence MYKVVVLVVALFAVANAVPSAYDTEQVWRAGNLSYSVPSTAILGGYDPYGYGTYVGRVKAGNDILPARILVETGTAYYNTETASGKSLIYDFLVAERNVKYVWQRSFDGFYEKNSVAVGTTAKNELVYICRAKSDGGILIGTLFLRTKMCIIKHDNLSLQKFSKYEVLVAQPKSNGTFY from the exons ATGTACAAAGTTGTCGTTTTGGTTGTGGCCCTTTTCGCCGTGGCCAACGCGGTTCCTTCCGCGTATG ATACCGAGCAAGTGTGGAGAGCCGGAAACCTGTCCTACTCGGTTCCCAGCACTGCCATCCTTGGAGGCTACGATCCCTATGGCTATGGTACTTACGTGGGTCGTGTCAAGGCCGGAAACGACATCCTTCCCGCCCGGATTCTCGTGGAAACCGGAACCGCATACTATAACACGGAGACCGCTTCTGGAAAATCCCTGATCTACGACTTCCTAGTTGCCGAGCGAAATGTCAAGTATGTTTGGCAGAGAAGCTTCGATGGATTCTACGAGAAGAATTCTGTAGCCGTGGGCACGACCGCCAAGAACGAGCTGGTCTATATCTGCCGAGCGAAGAGTGATGGCGGAATCCTGATCGGAACCCTGTTCTTAAGAACCAAGATGTGCATCATAAAACATGATAACCTATCCTTGCAAAAATTTAGCAAATACGAAGTTCTGGTGGCCCAGCCCAAGAGCAATGGTACATTCTattaa
- the LOC108120808 gene encoding cationic amino acid transporter 2: MEEFAEYYGMPNWSVTNVFRVLTRKKPLEDSNESKLAKVLSAFDLTALGIGSTLGVGVYVLAGEVSKQYAGPAVVISFLIAAIASIFAGLCYAEFGARVPKAGSAYIYSYVTIGEFIAFLIGWNLILEYAIGSASVVKGLSTYLDQLCGNPMSTFLGTHMPINIEGMSAYPDLFAFVVTILFSLAIAVGAKESTRVNNVFTMLNLGVVLFVIIAGLFKVSSSNWSIPKSEVPEGYGNGGFMPYGVSGIIKGAAVCFYGFIGFDCIATAGEEAKNPKKSIPFAVIVSLAMIFLAYFGVSSVLTMMLPYFEQDEKAPLPHVFRINGWHVAEYVVSIGAMFGLCSSMMGAMFPLPRIVFAMSNDGLLFRFLGDISEKYKTPFKGTMLTGLLTGILAAIFNLSQLVNMMSIGTLLAYSMVASCVLMLRYEVDDRRESRIASNGRVSNLDQDQPCALWRRVFNLNGQAVPTKQTSRIVTVSVTLFSLWCMVFSQILTKFEEDIAGVTSFDVLKLGLGTIPLIVLLLIISRQPTSGVKLSFKVPLVPWLPGISILINIYLMIKLDILTWVRFSIWLAIGLTIFLSYGIRHSRLRQREQRNNSIAMMRDCSNTALLSGQDSSKYGNEVPLILMHSSS; this comes from the exons ATGGAGGAGTTCGCCGAGTACTATGG AATGCCCAACTGGAGCGTGACGAATGTTTTTCGCGTTCTCACACGCAAGAAGCCTTTGGAGGACTCCAATGAATCCAAACTGGCCAAGGTACTATCAGCCTTTGATCTGACAGCTCTTGGTATTGGATCCACGCTGGGAGTGGGTGTCTATGTCCTGGCTGGTGAGGTTTCCAAACAGTATGCCGGTCCTGCGGTGGTCATTAGTTTCCTAATCGCCGCCATCGCCTCCATATTTGCCGGACTCTGTTATGCGGAGTTTGGAGCCCGAGTTCCCAAGGCGGGATCGGCATATATCTACAGCTATGTCACCATTGGCGAGTTCATCGCTTTCCTCATCGGCTGGAATCTCATACTCGAGTACGCCATTG GTTCCGCCAGTGTCGTCAAGGGTTTAAGCACATATCTCGATCAGCTATGCGGCAATCCGATGAGCACCTTTCTGGGCACCCACATGCCCATCAACATCGAGGGCATGAGCGCCTATCCGGACCTATTTGCCTTTGTGGTGACCATTCTCTTCTCCCTGGCCATTGCCGTGGGAGCCAAGGAGTCGACGAGGGTGAACAATGTCTTCACCATGCTGAATCTTGGAGTGGTTTTGTTTGTCATCATTGCTGGCCTCTTCAAGG TTTCCAGCAGTAACTGGTCCATACCCAAGTCAGAAGTGCCCGAGGGCTATGGTAACGGTGGCTTTATGCCCTACGGCGTGTCGGGCATTATTAAAGGAGCAGCCGTCTGCTTTTATGGCTTTATTGGCTTCGATTGCATCGCCACTGCCGGAGAGGAGGCCAAGAACCCCAAGAAATCCATTCCGTTTGCTGTGATCGTCTCCCTGGCTATGATCTTTCTGGCCTACTTCGGTGTTTCCTCGGTTCTGACCATGATGTTGCCCTATTTTGAGCAGGACGAGAAGGCTCCTCTACCCCATGTCTTCAGAATCAATGGCTGGCATGTGGCGGAATATGTGGTGAGCATTGGCGCCATGTTTGGCCTTTGCTCCAGCATGATGGGTGCCATGTTCCCGCTGCCGAGGATCGTCTTTGCCATGTCCAACGACGGACTGCTGTTCCGGTTCCTGGGAGACATCAGCGAAAAGTACAAGACCCCGTTCAAGGGCACCATGTTGACGGGTCTCCTTACGGGCATACTGGCTGCCATCTTTAATCTGAGCCAGCTGGTGAACATGATGTCGATTGGAACACTGCTAGCCTACTCCATGGTCGCCAGTTGTGTGCTGATGCTGCGCTATGAGGTGGACGATCGGAGGGAGAGCCGCATTGCGAGCAATGGCCGGGTATCGAATCTGGATCAGGATCAGCCCTGTGCCCTGTGGAGGAGGGTGTTCAATCTGAATGGACAGGCAGTGCCCACCAAGCAGACCTCGAGGATCGTCACCGTTAGTGTTACTTTGTTCT CTCTTTGGTGCATGGTCTTCTCCCAGATACTGACCAAGTTCGAGGAGGATATAGCAGGTGTTACCTCCTTTGACGTTCTCAAGTTGGGACTGGGTACAATACCCTTGATTGTGCTCCTTCTGATCATCTCGCGTCAGCCCACGTCCGGAGTAAAGCTGTCCTTCAAGGTGCCATTGGTTCCCTGGCTGCCGGGCATTTCCATTCTGATCAACATCTACCTGATGATCAAGCTCGACATTCTCACCTGGGTGCGCTTTAGTATATGGCTCGCCATTGGTCTGACCATCTTCCTGTCCTACGGCATCCGTCACAGTCGATTGAGACAACGGGAGCAGAGGAACAATTCCATTGCCATGATGCGGGACTGCAGCAACACTGCCCTGTTGAGCGGCCAAGACAGTTCCAAGTACGGTAACGAGGTGCCCCTGATATTGATGCATAGTTCATCCTAA
- the LOC108120674 gene encoding arylsulfatase B: MTRELPCILILSILLVIVNGSTTSSKPNILIILIDDMGMNDVSFHGSNQILTPNIDALAYNGVLLNKHYVPNLCTPSRATLLTGKYPIHTGMQHWVIITDEPWGLPKKERLMPELFREAGYSTHLVGKWHLGFWRQDLTPTMRGFDHHYGYYNGYIDYYDHQVRLLGKNYSPGLDFRKDFEPNPKANGTYATEAFTSEAKRIIEKHDKSKPLFMVLSHLAVHTGNEDNPMQAPEEEVAKFLHIKDPKRRTYAGMISSLDKSVGQTIRALKDNDMLNNTIVLLYSDNGAPTVGIHSNAGSNYPYRGQKESPWEGGIRSVGALWSPLLKKQGYVSNQAIHAIDWLPTLAAAAGVSLPQDLQLDGKNLWPSLSEKAEPKPRKFIHVLDEVFGYSSYMSDTLKYVNGTSFAGQYDYWLGDLEANEDDPLSGIYEEQVLASEVQSVLGSHSLTGDQILQMRSEATQKCPAIEGQDPLQPHYRCEPLVAPCFFDLAQDPCERYNLAQLYPLKLDQLRQEVEEFRRTAIPSARVPFSDERADPIFHNGNWEWWNNTGSDSSAGTCSRNLWIILGSVVALVFMNRF, encoded by the exons ATGACTCGTGAGCTTCCCTGTATACTCATCCTGAGTATTTTATTAGTAATAGTAAATGGGTCAACAACATCTAGTAAGCCTAACATATTAATCATTCTAATTGATGATATG ggcaTGAATGATGTAAGTTTCCATGGCTCCAACCAAATCCTTACTCCCAATATTGATGCTTTGGCTTACAATGGAGTATTACTAAACAAACATTATGTTCCCAATTTGTGCACTCCCTCAAGGGCCACCCTTTTGACTGGAAAATATCCCATACATACGG GAATGCAGCACTGGGTTATCATCACCGATGAGCCCTGGGGGCTTCCGAAAAAAGAGCGTCTTATGCCGGAACTATTCCGTGAGGCAGGCTACTCCACGCACCTGGTGGGCAAGTGGCACCTGGGCTTCTGGCGGCAGGATCTTACCCCCACAATGCGAGGATTTGATCATCACTATGGCTACTACAATGGCTACATTGACTACTACGATCACCAGGTGCGATTGCTGGGCAAAAACTATTCGCCAGGACTCGACTTCCGCAAGGATTTTGAACCCAATCCTAAGGCCAATGGAACCTATGCCACGGAGGCCTTTACGTCGGAAGCCAAAAGGATAATCGAAAAACATGACAAGAGTAAGCCGCTTTTTATGGTTCTCAGCCATTTAGCAGTACATACAGGGAATGAGGATAATCCCATGCAGGCTCCTGAGGAAGAAGTGGCCAAGTTTTTGCATATCAAGGACCCCAAAAGAAGAACCTATGCGG GTATGATCTCCAGCCTGGATAAGAGTGTGGGTCAAACTATCCGAGCCCTAAAGGACAATGACATGTTAAACAACACCATAGTTTTGCTTTACTCGGACAATGGAGCTCCCACTGTGGGTATTCACTCCAATGCAGGATCCAATTATCCCTATCGAGGA CAAAAAGAATCTCCCTGGGAGGGTGGCATTCGATCGGTTGGTGCCTTGTGGAGTCCTTTGTTAAAAAAGCAAGGGTACGTGTCCAACCAGGCGATCCATGCCATCGACTGGCTTCCCACATTGGCAGCAGCTGCTGGAGTATCGTTGCCCCAGGATCTGCAGCTCGATGGAAAAAATCTCTGGCCATCGTTGAGTGAAAAGGCAGAACCCAAGCCTCGGAAGTTTATTCATGTTCTGGACGAGGTATTCGGCTACTCCTCGTATATGAGTGACACTCTCAAGTATGTGAATGGAACCAGCTTCGCAGGACAATACGATTACTGGTTGGGTGATCTGGAAGCCAATGAAGACGATCCCTTGAGTGGAATTTATGAAGAACAGGTCTTGGCATCGGAGGTGCAGAGTGTCTTGGGCTCCCACAGTCTAACGGGGGACCAAATCCTTCAGATGAGAAGCGAAGCCACCCAGAAGTGTCCAGCAATTGAGGGCCAGGATCCTCTGCAACCGCATTACAGGTGTGAGCCCCTTGTGGCTCCCTGCTTTTTCGATTTAGCCCAAGATCCTTGTGAGCGATACAACCTGGCCCAGTTGTATCCTCTCAAGTTGGACCAACTCCGTCAGGAGGTGGAGGAATTCCGCCGGACAGCTATTCCCAGTGCTCGAGTACCCTTTTCCGATGAAAGAGCGGATCCCATATTTCACAATGGCAACTGGGAGTGGTGGAATAATACGGGAAGTGATTCAAGTGCAGGCACCTGTTCACGGAATCTGTGGATTATCCTAGGAAGTGTTGTAGCTTTAGTCTTTATGAATCGTTTTTAG
- the LOC108120659 gene encoding uncharacterized protein: MYKVACLVLALFAVVYAIPSTPDTEQVWVAGNLSYVIPSNALVGGYDPNGYNTYVGRVKAGNDILPARIVVETGIAYYNTETASGKLLIYDFLVAERNVNYVWQRSYDGFYEKNSVAAGTTVKNERVYFCRSKADGGLLIGTLLLPQKVCIIKHESLSLRKLDKYEVLVAQPKVNGTVY, from the exons ATGTACAAAGTTGCCTGCTTGGTTCTAGCCCTGTTCGCAGTGGTCTACGCTATTCCCTCCACTCCTG ACACTGAGCAAGTGTGGGTCGCCGGAAACCTGTCCTACGTGATTCCTAGCAATGCCCTTGTTGGAGGCTACGATCCTAACGGATACAACACCTACGTGGGCCGTGTGAAGGCTGGAAATGATATCCTTCCCGCCCGCATCGTTGTGGAAACCGGAATTGCCTACTACAACACAGAGACCGCCTCCGGAAAACTCTTGATCTACGATTTCCTGGTGGCCGAGAGAAATGTGAACTATGTTTGGCAGAGGAGCTACGATGGATTCTATGAGAAGAATTCTGTAGCCGCTGGCACTACGGTCAAAAACGAGAGGGTGTACTTCTGCCGATCCAAGGCCGATGGAGGATTACTGATCGGAACTCTCCTTCTGCCCCAGAAGGTGTGCATCATCAAGCACGAGAGCCTGTCCTTGCGCAAGCTCGACAAATATGAAGTCCTGGTGGCCCAGCCCAAGGTCAATGGAACTGTTTATTAA
- the LOC108120650 gene encoding uncharacterized protein: MFVAKSSAILAITIVQLVAFIQGGVYSNQDQWVQMNRTLDFPKNAVLGGMDPDGYYNYVGRWDYSGSIMPARVVPELSKATFNTLFDNYVTYYFDVLVSNETISYHWKRSFDGFREENAVSVGTDSDHYPVYICRAYSDSSVIIGTLLLARRFCVIKYESLPIRYHSKYEILVREYKFV; this comes from the coding sequence ATGTTCGTCGCCAAGAGCTCTGCCATTTTGGCCATTACAATCGTGCAGTTGGTGGCCTTTATTCAAGGAGGCGTCTACAGCAACCAGGACCAATGGGTTCAAATGAATAGGACACTGGACTTCCCCAAGAACGCGGTGCTCGGTGGCATGGATCCGGATGGCTACTACAACTACGTGGGCCGCTGGGATTACAGCGGCAGTATCATGCCCGCCCGAGTGGTTCCAGAATTGAGTAAAGCCACCTTCAACACCCTGTTTGATAACTACGTGACCTATTATTTTGATGTCCTGGTGTCCAATGAGACTATTAGCTATCATTGGAAACGAAGCTTTGATGGCTTTCGTGAGGAAAATGCCGTATCCGTGGGAACTGATTCAGATCATTATCCAGTATACATCTGCCGAGCATATTCCGATAGTTCTGTCATTATTGGAACCCTGCTCCTGGCCCGGCGCTTTTGCGTCATTAAATACGAATCCTTGCCAATTCGTTACCATTCTAAATACGAAATCCTTGTCAGGGAGTACAAGTTTGTCTag